ATAGTAAGGAGATATGCCAGTACCTGGTACAGAAAGTTCACCAAAACAGCAAACTGACGGATGAAGAAGGAAATCCGGctctaaataaaaaacacagaaagcgCAAGTCTGCTGGTTGGTTTGTATATTTTAGCACTATATTGACACAATATAATCTCATGATTTCTAGTTTTCTTGTCGAACCTTCCATTGCCGTGATTTTCATAGGAGTAAACACCATGATAGCAGGGGCTAAGTTCTGGGTGCCCAGGATCAGATTGATTTTCAGTGCCGAAGACCCACGAGTCTTTGTGGAACGGATTCAGTTTGCCCTGCACTTGCGGGAAAACGCAGAGGCCTTGAGTTTCTACCACTCATGTGTAGACTGCATGCCCTTCTGCAGAGGAACACCAACTATTGATACCCACACTCTGCGGCTTATCAAAACACGGGCCCTTTCAACGCCTGTGCTCAGGCTGAGAAGGTGAGTAATTTGAAATGATATCACGTGCTGTCATGCTCCTTCAAAATTATCtcttagatttagatttagtgTATGATGAGATTGTTGTGTGTGCAGTCTGGAGAGGTGTGTAGAGGATGTGGAGAAGTTGGTCATACATGAATATGAGCGTACAATGAACCGCCTGGTCTTGGACAAAGTTGTGGAGAGCCAGCCAGAGAAGTTTTCACACATCACCGTGCCACTGAAGGACGTACCAACTCAAGGTAAGATAGCTCGGTAAAAAAGGTTTGAGTGGAGGAAGATGAGATTACCAAAATGTAGAACCATCCAAAACCCATCAGAATCCAACCACTAGTTTGTTTTATCTATTTACAGGACGTGTTCAAGTTCCTAGCTCTCCCTATGAGAAGAGCAAAAGTCTCCTCGTTCTGAATTCCATGCTAATGGAGCCGGTGGTCTTCTCTTTATTATCTGACATATGGTCTGAGTGCAGCAAAGTACAAACTATGAGGCTGTTCAATGTCACCTCAGTCGAACCGCTACGACTGGACGAGTTTGAGCTTATCCAAACGCATACTCAGGTATTGTAGCACTGGCATATCTTTTCTTCTGCATACTTATTTTAAATAAGAATGTGAATGTATTGTTTAACCGACGCCGATGTAGCACCAAAATGGAACCAACGCCAGCGCTAAACCATTTGTAAAAGATTAACAGATCTTCTTTTAAATTCTATCATACTGGTTAAAAAATGCCTGTACGAATACCATTTACTCAAATACCATTCATTCAAATCCATGGATAATTTTGAATGTTTACCAGAAAGAGATGTGAATAAGTAATTAGGAaatatttttcttcctctgcagaCAAGCTTGTTTCTTAGGAAGGCATGGCTTTCCACAATAGTCAACATCATCCATTCCAAACTGGCTGCTATTGGCAAGGGCTGGTACAATGTGAATGGGTTTTCCTGGGACATGTGGAAGCTTTCCAAGAGTCGCAGGCTGTTGGCCTTGGTGCGCTTGAAGCTGCAGGACTCCCTGCATTTCCTCATTCAGAATTCGCTGGTCAGCTTGACCGAGCTGCTGTTGAATGCTTGCCACAGTGTGCTGACATGTCCACGGGACCTGGCCTGGGGGAACAACCTCATCACCAGCCCCTACAAGTAGGATAGTATGCAGATACACAAGAATTAATATATGTAAACATCTTCACAAACTGTAGGGCTTGTACGCATCTGTGTTTCCTCACGCTGTTCTTATAACTTGGGAGTCAGTTATTCATTATATACTCGGTAGGTATATATTGTTATATACGTATACATTATTACTCATAACCTGTTAGTGTGCTATTTAAACAGCATTTTGTTCGTAATGTTTCTCCATTCTCGATACGTAGGCCAAAAAAGAACCCTGTTTTCATGGTGGACTTGGTTCTAAATGAGACTGGAGTGCATTACAGCACTGCGGTGGAGAATTTTGAGACATCAATAATGAACCTGTTCAATAAGGCCATCCTGGCCACACACAAGGTACCACAGCCTGATAAGATAAAACATCTTTTATCACCTACATTACAGAGGATAAACTTAAATTCCATCCCTCTCTTGTCTATTCTAGTTGGTGATGCGTGACTTGTTCATGGAATCCAATCAGATGCTCAAGTCAGTTAATCTTTGCGAACCAGAAGTAGTTCAACTGCGAGAGACGATCCGCAACGCTCTGGTACAAGCAGCCATACCCCTCACGGCTTATGCTGCTGAATATGAGAAATACTTAGAGTTACACAACTTGGGCATAGAGGCCCTGCTCAAGTAAGTCTGTCTAAAAATGATGTATGCAAGTTCCGCCTCAAGGTTCACGCCGAGTCCAATTTATGGTCCTTTCCTCATTAAATGGAGTCGTTTAAATCTTCACTGCCAGATCTTATACCAGTGCCGAACTGACAATTCAAGAATTGAAGAAAGAGGTGGAAAAAAACCTCAAAGACAAGGAGATGCTTGAGtgctctcttccctcctccatcGTCATTGGTCCATTCATGGTCAGTGTGGAGGCTGTACGTCAAGCTCTCTGCGACAAAAGAACGGCTTTAGCCAATGCATTGCTGGACCACCTTACTCTGAAGCTACGCCATCGGATTGATGAGGCGAGTCATTTGTATGTTAATAAGAATACATTTGTACGTTTGTGTGTATGAATAGGTATCATTCATTTGTATTACGGATATTTGTACATGAATACAAAGTAATGCGTATCAATAATGCGCTTTGTATACATATGATTTACATTTACTTCAGTTTGAAAGTGGCCTTTTCCTTACTCTTTAACTGATTAAACATTTTCATCTTGTATGTGCACAGGCATGTGAAGAgtacaaaaaaatgaacagaaagcTGTTTGAAAGGGTCAACAACATTGAGGAACTGACTAAAAAGAGCGAGTGGAAAGAGCTAATCCCGGAACAGCTCAAGAGTTACCAGGTGTGCATGCATAGAATGTTTCTGTTACTTTCTATATGAACAGTTACTTTATCAATAAATCTGACAATTTCCATTCATCTGTCCACAACAGGAAGTTGTTGACCAAATCTTGTTGGACTATAAGCTAATAGAAGACGTTTGCCCGTGTCTTTCCAATGAGGATTTTAATGAAAAGTAAGTGTAAAACCATCATGCTAATGATCCGATTTATACTCTCATTTGGGGTAATGAGTGACTTGCTGGGTTCATATTGATTTAAGTGAATAGAGGAAACTTTAGTTATTACAGCGATTGCTTTTGTTACAAATCCCTGCAGGTGGACAGCTATCGAGTGGCCTCATCAGATACTCAGCCAGATGGAATCAGCAGCCGTACAGGATGCGATAGACGAGGATCACTTCAATCAAATTCAGCCCGTTGACCGGGACACATTGTGGAGGGACGGCGAGACTCTAAAGGTCAGCAGGTGTTCCACAGAAACTGAACTTACATGAACATGCAAACCAGCTAGCTCCGGCATAATCTATCtgttactttttatttaaaacctcCCTCTCCGGATCATGCAGGAGCCTGTTTTACATGGTCTGCCATGGCCATTTAAAGCAGTACCAATATTAGGACAATAGCATTATTATCACCACATCCTTTCATATTAAAAATGGCCATGAACTGGTTCGTGAAAAGTCTGTGAATAACAAAATATAGTGTCACTAATGCATCTCCACTCATGTCACTTGATTTTTCTGCAGAAGGAGTAAAAGCCTTTTGTACCAACGTGATGTCAGTTCATCATCAGTTCtgtttgaagtgaaaatgtattgaattaattaattattcaaTGTTAAATATGCATTCAatttaatattaaatgtattgtatGTGACATTTGTCTAATTCAAgttgatttaaataaattacaaacagTGTTTCATGTCTCACATTGTGTTTTCCCTGTAGGTGTTGATATAAAACGGctgtaaatacaaatattgtaAAATGTGGTATATGTTGTATAGGTTGTTATGTCTACACTATTATATTACCAAATACATGTGATTCAAATCAGTTACTgagaaaaatcaattaaaagCATTTGCTCATCAAAATCTTGGTGATTACAACGTTGTTACACCAAAAATATTCTTttgataaaatgtattatatgtatGAATTAGCATTTGTTATTGGACCTTATTCCAATATCAAATCTAGCTATAAATGATAAAGTAAATATTGTTTACTTTATGAAGAAGATATTTACTTATCTGTAACTTACAGCCCTGTGTATTACACAATATCGTACTTTTATTATGCAGCAACTTACAATGTTTTGACCCTCTTGTTCACACACCACACCCCGTGTGCCCTTCCTCCATCCACTCTGCATTTAGCTCCTCTCACtttataaattgtattttttatataaaatgggCAAGAAGAAAATATTGTATAGGTACAGTCGGTTGTAGAGGAGAAGACCCTCCAAAATGACCTGAGTGACAACAATCACAATTTATTTAGAGGTTTCCTCACTGATTATTTGTTGCACCATAGACGGGTTCGGTGGCTGGCCAGAGGAGGATCTGCAGCGTGTGGCCATGTCCTGAGCTAGAAGCCAGTGTATGAGAAGAGCACATGTCTGTCAAAACAACTTGGAACACGCTTGAGACAAGCTGTGAAAACAGTGCACATAGCAGGCTGAGCAGATTGACCCACACCTTCGCTCTCATCCCCAAAATTGTTCAGCCCATTCTTGGGGGTCCCGAGGCGTTCCCGGGCCAGCTGGGCTCTCACCAGTTGATCATGCACGGAAAACATCCAGTGGGAGGCGCCATGGAGCCATCCCAGTTAGATGCCCCAACAACCTCATTCACGTCCTTGAGCAACGTCATGGTCAAATGATGTGGTAATATAGTTAAACTAGGAGCAATTATTAAGTCTGAACGTGTTGTTTTCCTGGGTGGATAATGAGACAATGTGCCCCCACTACCTTTCCTACATTAGATTAattattttggtatttttgtttacagttttgtgtgtctctttgtgatttaagtgttttattttgccaCAGTTATTCTTTGTCTGTCCAGGCAGAGCACAGGGCAGCCGTGGCAGAGAAGTGGCTCTGTTGTTTCAGAGCTAAGCTCTTTGGTATGTCGGTACAAACCCAACATCATCAACACGCCGGGAGATCCAGTCAAGTTCTGCTCCTGGTGGGTTGGAAACCGTCTTGCCGGTCGGGCCATTAGACAGTATCACGTGCGCCGTTGGACTTTAGAATAAGCATTAATTATAATTTACGTTTACCGTCATCAAACGTTGTCATTTCTATGTGCATAGATATCCTCTGAGTGGATGATGGTGGCGTTGCCTGGTACTCCGCACTGGGCTTCATTCATTGATCCAATGGATCAAAAACATGGTGAGAAAGCCCTGTGCTGATCTGAACTGCAGAGGGTGCCAGTGAGAGAATGACGTTTCGAGATCTGAATGTATTACTTCACATTACATGTATAGTTTGTGATTATATTAGATGAACCAGTATGAAGAGAGCAGAAGCTCAACATGTTGTAACACGTGTGTTAGTACAAACACGTGTACCTGCTTTGGCTCTGTGGCAACCTGTGGGTGTACCGTTCTGTTGGGGTTACCTCATATCAGACATATCACCCACAACTCCTCTGAAAAGCGTCTTAGTGTGTTTAATCCACAGTTCGTTCATACTTGCTGT
The Gasterosteus aculeatus chromosome 17, fGasAcu3.hap1.1, whole genome shotgun sequence DNA segment above includes these coding regions:
- the LOC120834792 gene encoding dynein axonemal heavy chain 1 isoform X6 — translated: MQRLHHQAILELSIPGTDSLQSEHRLWMNRGFSTRKESVRPSSSPVQQRSSREPRVIPNAVISTQGGTKPKVQKPYQTVPGQIPRRLAIERLRREYLKLDFEQLLAEKGIDPNILIPRHPSNGGEHVTTTDNPVSPHLPLEIFDNEDYDCWTPEDWLALGKEEGSIDLKPVPAKALLPIDDDIASVDPNRSSLGYSWHLVGVLDYSKEICQYLVQKVHQNSKLTDEEGNPALNKKHRKRKSAGVNTMIAGAKFWVPRIRLIFSAEDPRVFVERIQFALHLRENAEALSFYHSCVDCMPFCRGTPTIDTHTLRLIKTRALSTPVLRLRSLERCVEDVEKLVIHEYERTMNRLVLDKVVESQPEKFSHITVPLKDVPTQGRVQVPSSPYEKSKSLLVLNSMLMEPVVFSLLSDIWSECSKVQTMRLFNVTSVEPLRLDEFELIQTHTQTSLFLRKAWLSTIVNIIHSKLAAIGKGWYNVNGFSWDMWKLSKSRRLLALVRLKLQDSLHFLIQNSLVSLTELLLNACHSVLTCPRDLAWGNNLITSPYKPKKNPVFMVDLVLNETGVHYSTAVENFETSIMNLFNKAILATHKLVMRDLFMESNQMLKSVNLCEPEVVQLRETIRNALVQAAIPLTAYAAEYEKYLELHNLGIEALLKSYTSAELTIQELKKEVEKNLKDKEMLECSLPSSIVIGPFMVSVEAVRQALCDKRTALANALLDHLTLKLRHRIDEACEEYKKMNRKLFERVNNIEELTKKSEWKELIPEQLKSYQEVVDQILLDYKLIEDVCPCLSNEDFNEKWTAIEWPHQILSQMESAAVQDAIDEDHFNQIQPVDRDTLWRDGETLKKE
- the LOC120834792 gene encoding dynein axonemal heavy chain 1 isoform X2 — protein: MLAKKMEGKHKPCDATPPPSGHPRALNPWDRLPPIRTSSMDEQRFFYSEGISTSKFQVESQIPMHVAALSDEYFIKKPMDNTDLLLSSDQNHATEAPFVLISPVQQRSSREPRVIPNAVISTQGGTKPKVQKPYQTVPGQIPRRLAIERLRREYLKLDFEQLLAEKGIDPNILIPRHPSNGGEHVTTTDNPVSPHLPLEIFDNEDYDCWTPEDWLALGKEEGSIDLKPVPAKALLPIDDDIASVDPNRSSLGYSWHLVGVLDYSKEICQYLVQKVHQNSKLTDEEGNPALNKKHRKRKSAGWFVYFSTILTQYNLMISSFLVEPSIAVIFIGVNTMIAGAKFWVPRIRLIFSAEDPRVFVERIQFALHLRENAEALSFYHSCVDCMPFCRGTPTIDTHTLRLIKTRALSTPVLRLRSLERCVEDVEKLVIHEYERTMNRLVLDKVVESQPEKFSHITVPLKDVPTQGRVQVPSSPYEKSKSLLVLNSMLMEPVVFSLLSDIWSECSKVQTMRLFNVTSVEPLRLDEFELIQTHTQTSLFLRKAWLSTIVNIIHSKLAAIGKGWYNVNGFSWDMWKLSKSRRLLALVRLKLQDSLHFLIQNSLVSLTELLLNACHSVLTCPRDLAWGNNLITSPYKPKKNPVFMVDLVLNETGVHYSTAVENFETSIMNLFNKAILATHKLVMRDLFMESNQMLKSVNLCEPEVVQLRETIRNALVQAAIPLTAYAAEYEKYLELHNLGIEALLKSYTSAELTIQELKKEVEKNLKDKEMLECSLPSSIVIGPFMVSVEAVRQALCDKRTALANALLDHLTLKLRHRIDEACEEYKKMNRKLFERVNNIEELTKKSEWKELIPEQLKSYQEVVDQILLDYKLIEDVCPCLSNEDFNEKWTAIEWPHQILSQMESAAVQDAIDEDHFNQIQPVDRDTLWRDGETLKKE
- the LOC120834792 gene encoding dynein axonemal heavy chain 1 isoform X3, with the protein product MLAKKMEGKHKPCDATPPPSGHPRALNPWDRLPPIRTSSMDEQRFFYSEGISTSKFQVESQIPMHVAALSDEYFIKKPMDNTDLLLSSDQNHATEAPFVLISPVQQRSSREPRVIPNAVISTQGGTKPKVQKPYQTVPGQIPRRLAIERLRREYLKLDFEQLLAEKGIDPNILIPRHPSNGGEHVTTTDNPVSPHLPLEIFDNEDYDCWTPEDWLALGKEEGSIDLKPVPAKALLPIDDDIASVDPNRSSLGYSWHLVGVLDYSKEICQYLVQKVHQNSKLTDEEGNPALNKKHRKRKSAGVNTMIAGAKFWVPRIRLIFSAEDPRVFVERIQFALHLRENAEALSFYHSCVDCMPFCRGTPTIDTHTLRLIKTRALSTPVLRLRSLERCVEDVEKLVIHEYERTMNRLVLDKVVESQPEKFSHITVPLKDVPTQGRVQVPSSPYEKSKSLLVLNSMLMEPVVFSLLSDIWSECSKVQTMRLFNVTSVEPLRLDEFELIQTHTQTSLFLRKAWLSTIVNIIHSKLAAIGKGWYNVNGFSWDMWKLSKSRRLLALVRLKLQDSLHFLIQNSLVSLTELLLNACHSVLTCPRDLAWGNNLITSPYKPKKNPVFMVDLVLNETGVHYSTAVENFETSIMNLFNKAILATHKLVMRDLFMESNQMLKSVNLCEPEVVQLRETIRNALVQAAIPLTAYAAEYEKYLELHNLGIEALLKSYTSAELTIQELKKEVEKNLKDKEMLECSLPSSIVIGPFMVSVEAVRQALCDKRTALANALLDHLTLKLRHRIDEACEEYKKMNRKLFERVNNIEELTKKSEWKELIPEQLKSYQEVVDQILLDYKLIEDVCPCLSNEDFNEKWTAIEWPHQILSQMESAAVQDAIDEDHFNQIQPVDRDTLWRDGETLKKE
- the LOC120834792 gene encoding dynein axonemal heavy chain 1 isoform X5 gives rise to the protein MLAKMEGKHKPCDATPPPSGHPRALNPWDRLPPIRTSSMDEQRFFYSEGISTSKFQSCTTEIQQGAQGHSKCSDLNTTSTPKTPDDQWQLFVLKYHKPNSQHLNNSYFCQGGTKPKVQKPYQTVPGQIPRRLAIERLRREYLKLDFEQLLAEKGIDPNILIPRHPSNGGEHVTTTDNPVSPHLPLEIFDNEDYDCWTPEDWLALGKEEGSIDLKPVPAKALLPIDDDIASVDPNRSSLGYSWHLVGVLDYSKEICQYLVQKVHQNSKLTDEEGNPALNKKHRKRKSAGVNTMIAGAKFWVPRIRLIFSAEDPRVFVERIQFALHLRENAEALSFYHSCVDCMPFCRGTPTIDTHTLRLIKTRALSTPVLRLRSLERCVEDVEKLVIHEYERTMNRLVLDKVVESQPEKFSHITVPLKDVPTQGRVQVPSSPYEKSKSLLVLNSMLMEPVVFSLLSDIWSECSKVQTMRLFNVTSVEPLRLDEFELIQTHTQTSLFLRKAWLSTIVNIIHSKLAAIGKGWYNVNGFSWDMWKLSKSRRLLALVRLKLQDSLHFLIQNSLVSLTELLLNACHSVLTCPRDLAWGNNLITSPYKPKKNPVFMVDLVLNETGVHYSTAVENFETSIMNLFNKAILATHKLVMRDLFMESNQMLKSVNLCEPEVVQLRETIRNALVQAAIPLTAYAAEYEKYLELHNLGIEALLKSYTSAELTIQELKKEVEKNLKDKEMLECSLPSSIVIGPFMVSVEAVRQALCDKRTALANALLDHLTLKLRHRIDEACEEYKKMNRKLFERVNNIEELTKKSEWKELIPEQLKSYQEVVDQILLDYKLIEDVCPCLSNEDFNEKWTAIEWPHQILSQMESAAVQDAIDEDHFNQIQPVDRDTLWRDGETLKKE
- the LOC120834792 gene encoding dynein axonemal heavy chain 1 isoform X1 → MLAKKMEGKHKPCDATPPPSGHPRALNPWDRLPPIRTSSMDEQRFFYSEGISTSKFQSCTTEIQQGAQGHSKCSDLNTTSTPKTPDDQWQLFVLKYHKPNSQHLNNSYFCQGGTKPKVQKPYQTVPGQIPRRLAIERLRREYLKLDFEQLLAEKGIDPNILIPRHPSNGGEHVTTTDNPVSPHLPLEIFDNEDYDCWTPEDWLALGKEEGSIDLKPVPAKALLPIDDDIASVDPNRSSLGYSWHLVGVLDYSKEICQYLVQKVHQNSKLTDEEGNPALNKKHRKRKSAGVNTMIAGAKFWVPRIRLIFSAEDPRVFVERIQFALHLRENAEALSFYHSCVDCMPFCRGTPTIDTHTLRLIKTRALSTPVLRLRSLERCVEDVEKLVIHEYERTMNRLVLDKVVESQPEKFSHITVPLKDVPTQGRVQVPSSPYEKSKSLLVLNSMLMEPVVFSLLSDIWSECSKVQTMRLFNVTSVEPLRLDEFELIQTHTQTSLFLRKAWLSTIVNIIHSKLAAIGKGWYNVNGFSWDMWKLSKSRRLLALVRLKLQDSLHFLIQNSLVSLTELLLNACHSVLTCPRDLAWGNNLITSPYKPKKNPVFMVDLVLNETGVHYSTAVENFETSIMNLFNKAILATHKLVMRDLFMESNQMLKSVNLCEPEVVQLRETIRNALVQAAIPLTAYAAEYEKYLELHNLGIEALLKSYTSAELTIQELKKEVEKNLKDKEMLECSLPSSIVIGPFMVSVEAVRQALCDKRTALANALLDHLTLKLRHRIDEACEEYKKMNRKLFERVNNIEELTKKSEWKELIPEQLKSYQEVVDQILLDYKLIEDVCPCLSNEDFNEKWTAIEWPHQILSQMESAAVQDAIDEDHFNQIQPVDRDTLWRDGETLKPILGGPEAFPGQLGSHQLIMHGKHPVGGAMEPSQLDAPTTSFTSLSNVMVK
- the LOC120834792 gene encoding dynein axonemal heavy chain 1 isoform X4, which produces MLAKKMEGKHKPCDATPPPSGHPRALNPWDRLPPIRTSSMDEQRFFYSEGISTSKFQSCTTEIQQGAQGHSKCSDLNTTSTPKTPDDQWQLFVLKYHKPNSQHLNNSYFCQGGTKPKVQKPYQTVPGQIPRRLAIERLRREYLKLDFEQLLAEKGIDPNILIPRHPSNGGEHVTTTDNPVSPHLPLEIFDNEDYDCWTPEDWLALGKEEGSIDLKPVPAKALLPIDDDIASVDPNRSSLGYSWHLVGVLDYSKEICQYLVQKVHQNSKLTDEEGNPALNKKHRKRKSAGVNTMIAGAKFWVPRIRLIFSAEDPRVFVERIQFALHLRENAEALSFYHSCVDCMPFCRGTPTIDTHTLRLIKTRALSTPVLRLRSLERCVEDVEKLVIHEYERTMNRLVLDKVVESQPEKFSHITVPLKDVPTQGRVQVPSSPYEKSKSLLVLNSMLMEPVVFSLLSDIWSECSKVQTMRLFNVTSVEPLRLDEFELIQTHTQTSLFLRKAWLSTIVNIIHSKLAAIGKGWYNVNGFSWDMWKLSKSRRLLALVRLKLQDSLHFLIQNSLVSLTELLLNACHSVLTCPRDLAWGNNLITSPYKPKKNPVFMVDLVLNETGVHYSTAVENFETSIMNLFNKAILATHKLVMRDLFMESNQMLKSVNLCEPEVVQLRETIRNALVQAAIPLTAYAAEYEKYLELHNLGIEALLKSYTSAELTIQELKKEVEKNLKDKEMLECSLPSSIVIGPFMVSVEAVRQALCDKRTALANALLDHLTLKLRHRIDEACEEYKKMNRKLFERVNNIEELTKKSEWKELIPEQLKSYQEVVDQILLDYKLIEDVCPCLSNEDFNEKWTAIEWPHQILSQMESAAVQDAIDEDHFNQIQPVDRDTLWRDGETLKKE